One window of the Halorussus sp. MSC15.2 genome contains the following:
- the lrpA1 gene encoding HTH-type transcriptional regulator LrpA1 — MSTQSTEDRILSVLEEDAQASYAEIADRANVSKPTVRKYIEKLEEEGVIVGYSAEIDPKKLSSKSIAMVGIDVASEEYVEATRELKNLDEVETLYSSSGDHMLMAEVRAADGDAVGDVISEKILDIEGVTAAHPSFLQERLK; from the coding sequence ATGAGTACGCAGTCTACGGAGGACCGAATTCTGTCGGTCCTCGAAGAGGACGCCCAAGCGTCCTACGCCGAGATAGCCGACCGGGCGAACGTCTCGAAGCCCACGGTCCGAAAGTACATCGAGAAACTCGAGGAGGAGGGGGTCATCGTGGGGTACTCCGCCGAAATCGACCCGAAGAAGCTCTCCAGCAAGTCCATCGCGATGGTCGGAATCGACGTCGCCAGCGAGGAGTACGTCGAAGCGACCCGCGAGTTGAAGAATCTGGACGAGGTCGAGACCCTCTACTCCTCGTCGGGTGACCACATGCTCATGGCCGAGGTCCGCGCCGCGGACGGGGACGCGGTCGGGGACGTCATCAGTGAGAAGATTCTCGACATCGAGGGCGTGACGGCCGCGCACCCGTCGTTCCTCCAAGAACGACTGAAGTAG
- a CDS encoding SRPBCC family protein has product MPTYQREVRVGAPLDEVWEFHSRVGGLEALTPDWMHLRVEEVRGRDGDERDATAVLDTGTEVRMSLRPFDVGPRQRWTSRITRREEGDGTAVFEDVMEGGPFPTWRHTHSFYAVSDDETIVRDRVEYELPVVGDLLGPLGWFGFEPMFRDRHRRTKRVLETGVR; this is encoded by the coding sequence ATGCCTACGTATCAGCGCGAGGTCCGAGTCGGCGCGCCCCTCGACGAGGTCTGGGAGTTTCACTCCCGAGTCGGCGGACTGGAAGCGCTCACGCCCGACTGGATGCACCTCCGAGTCGAAGAGGTGCGCGGACGGGACGGAGACGAGCGTGACGCCACTGCTGTGCTGGACACGGGGACGGAGGTCCGGATGTCCCTCCGGCCGTTCGACGTCGGACCCCGCCAGCGATGGACGTCGCGCATCACCCGCCGGGAGGAGGGCGACGGCACCGCCGTCTTCGAGGACGTGATGGAAGGCGGCCCGTTTCCGACGTGGCGACACACCCACTCCTTCTACGCTGTCAGCGACGACGAGACCATCGTCCGGGACCGAGTGGAGTACGAACTCCCGGTGGTCGGGGACCTCCTCGGTCCGCTCGGTTGGTTCGGATTCGAACCGATGTTCCGCGACCGCCATCGCCGGACCAAACGGGTTCTGGAGACCGGCGTCCGCTGA
- a CDS encoding 2-oxoacid:acceptor oxidoreductase subunit alpha, translated as MTNDELIWRIAGGSGDGIDSTSQNFAKALMRSGLNVFTHRHYPSRIRGGHTYVEIRASDEEVKSRGDGYNFLLALGDSFARNPQEEAYYGNEEIKPLSENLDELREGGIIVYDTGLLDTDEIENFDERVEENDWHVYDLDLRGLAKEHGREVMRNTAGVGATAALLDMDLQYIEDLMEDAMSGDVLEANLQILEEAYESVQDDYDHSHDLRAPTGTQDEEQVLVSGSHGIAYGALDEGCRFISGYPMTPWTDVFTIMTQHLPDMGGISEQVEDEIAAASLAIGASHSGVKAMSGSSGGGFALMSEPLGLAEMTETPIVLVESMRAGGSTGMPTKPEQGDLEHVLYTSQGDSNRVVFAPGDAAECYEQTRKAFEIAYEYQIPAIVLYDQKLSGGHQTVPERVFDEEPNPDIGSVVTEEDLEAAVQEAGRFKRYMYDDDGERGGVSPRSLPGQKGGNYLASGNEHNEVGHISEDPTNRVLQMNRRMSKLDSIREELAENADHQPVYGPEDADYGILSFGSTKGVAEEAVDRLNEAGHSVKAMNVSDIMPFAKDEVTEFLESVDEALVVEMNATAQFRRHIQGQLGRFGEKLYSLLKYDGNPFEPEEVVSGFESRIGEGTDLSQYNVRIESATGD; from the coding sequence ATGACTAACGACGAACTCATCTGGCGAATCGCGGGCGGTTCCGGAGACGGAATCGACTCGACGAGCCAGAACTTCGCCAAAGCGCTGATGCGCTCGGGCCTGAACGTCTTCACGCACCGACACTACCCGTCGCGCATCCGCGGCGGCCACACGTACGTAGAGATTCGGGCGAGCGACGAGGAGGTAAAGTCGCGGGGAGACGGCTACAATTTCCTGCTCGCGCTGGGCGACAGTTTCGCCCGGAACCCGCAGGAGGAGGCCTACTACGGCAACGAGGAGATAAAGCCGCTGAGCGAGAACCTCGACGAACTCCGCGAGGGCGGCATCATCGTGTACGACACGGGCCTGCTCGACACCGACGAAATCGAGAACTTCGACGAGCGCGTCGAGGAGAACGACTGGCACGTCTACGACCTCGACCTCCGAGGACTCGCCAAGGAACACGGTCGAGAGGTCATGCGTAACACCGCGGGCGTCGGTGCCACCGCGGCGCTGCTCGACATGGACCTCCAGTACATCGAGGACCTGATGGAGGACGCGATGAGCGGCGACGTGCTCGAAGCGAACCTCCAGATTCTCGAAGAGGCCTACGAGTCCGTCCAGGACGACTACGACCACAGCCACGACCTGCGCGCTCCGACCGGGACGCAGGACGAGGAGCAGGTCCTCGTCTCGGGGTCCCACGGTATCGCGTACGGTGCCCTCGACGAGGGCTGTCGGTTCATCTCGGGTTACCCCATGACGCCGTGGACCGACGTGTTCACCATCATGACCCAGCACCTGCCGGACATGGGCGGTATCTCCGAGCAGGTCGAGGACGAAATCGCCGCGGCGTCGCTGGCCATCGGTGCGAGCCACTCCGGCGTGAAGGCGATGTCCGGGTCGTCGGGCGGCGGGTTCGCGCTGATGTCCGAACCGCTCGGTCTCGCGGAGATGACCGAGACGCCCATCGTGCTCGTGGAGTCGATGCGCGCGGGCGGTTCGACCGGGATGCCGACCAAGCCCGAACAGGGCGACCTCGAACACGTCCTGTACACGAGTCAGGGCGACTCCAACCGCGTCGTGTTCGCACCCGGCGACGCGGCCGAGTGTTACGAACAGACCCGCAAGGCGTTCGAAATCGCCTACGAGTACCAGATTCCGGCTATCGTCCTCTACGACCAGAAACTCTCGGGCGGCCACCAGACCGTCCCCGAGAGAGTCTTCGACGAAGAGCCGAACCCCGACATCGGCAGCGTCGTCACCGAGGAAGACCTCGAAGCGGCCGTGCAGGAAGCCGGTCGGTTCAAGCGGTACATGTACGACGACGACGGCGAGCGCGGCGGCGTCAGTCCGCGCTCGCTCCCCGGCCAGAAGGGCGGGAACTACCTCGCCTCGGGTAACGAACACAACGAAGTCGGCCACATCAGCGAGGACCCGACCAACCGCGTCCTCCAGATGAACCGACGGATGTCCAAGCTCGACTCCATCCGCGAGGAACTCGCGGAGAACGCGGACCACCAACCGGTCTACGGTCCGGAGGACGCCGACTACGGTATCCTCAGCTTCGGTTCCACGAAGGGCGTCGCCGAGGAGGCGGTGGACCGACTGAACGAGGCCGGTCACTCGGTCAAGGCGATGAACGTCAGCGACATCATGCCGTTCGCCAAGGACGAAGTGACCGAGTTCCTCGAGAGCGTGGACGAGGCGCTGGTCGTCGAGATGAACGCGACGGCCCAGTTCCGCCGACACATTCAGGGCCAACTCGGTCGGTTCGGCGAGAAGCTGTACAGCCTGCTCAAGTACGACGGCAACCCCTTCGAACCGGAAGAGGTCGTCTCCGGCTTCGAGAGCCGCATCGGCGAGGGGACCGACCTGAGCCAGTACAACGTTCGCATCGAATCCGCAACGGGTGATTAA
- a CDS encoding thiamine pyrophosphate-dependent enzyme, which yields MSVFNAIGEDREIDRDEFTPEIEPQATWCPGCGDFGVLKALKQAMPEVGRNPEETLLVTGIGCSGKLSSYFRSYGFHSIHGRALPVARAAKMANPDLEVVAAGGDGDGYGIGGNHFMHTARENHDMTYIVFDNEIFGLTKGQTSPTSPKGHKSKTQPHGSAKQPIRPLSLALTSGASYVARTAAVNPNQAKEILTEAMEHDGFAHVDFLTQCPTWNKDAKQYVPYIDVQDSDDYDFDITDRGEASEMMQKAEDALYEGEVLTGRFYHDEDRPSYQQEKQATGDMPEEPLAERYFDEDYEWERSYDLLDRHK from the coding sequence ATGAGTGTATTCAACGCAATCGGCGAGGACCGCGAGATAGACCGAGACGAGTTCACCCCGGAAATCGAACCGCAGGCGACGTGGTGTCCGGGCTGTGGCGACTTCGGCGTGCTGAAGGCGCTGAAACAGGCCATGCCGGAAGTCGGTCGTAACCCCGAGGAGACGCTCCTCGTGACGGGCATCGGCTGTTCGGGGAAGCTGTCGAGCTACTTCCGGAGCTACGGCTTCCACTCCATCCACGGCCGCGCCCTGCCGGTCGCTCGCGCGGCCAAGATGGCCAACCCCGACCTCGAAGTCGTCGCCGCAGGTGGCGACGGTGACGGCTACGGCATCGGCGGGAACCACTTCATGCACACCGCCCGCGAGAACCACGACATGACCTACATCGTCTTCGACAACGAAATCTTCGGGCTGACGAAGGGCCAGACCTCCCCGACCAGTCCGAAGGGTCACAAGTCGAAGACCCAGCCTCACGGCAGCGCCAAACAGCCGATTCGACCGCTGTCGCTCGCGCTGACCTCGGGTGCGTCCTACGTCGCCCGGACCGCGGCGGTCAACCCGAATCAGGCCAAGGAGATTCTCACGGAGGCGATGGAACACGACGGGTTCGCCCACGTGGACTTCCTCACGCAGTGCCCGACGTGGAACAAGGACGCCAAGCAGTACGTCCCGTACATCGACGTGCAGGACAGCGACGACTACGACTTCGACATCACCGACCGCGGCGAGGCCTCGGAGATGATGCAGAAGGCCGAGGACGCGCTCTACGAGGGCGAGGTCCTGACCGGTCGGTTCTACCACGACGAGGACCGGCCCTCTTACCAGCAGGAGAAGCAGGCCACGGGCGACATGCCCGAGGAACCGCTGGCCGAGCGGTACTTCGACGAGGACTACGAGTGGGAGCGTAGCTACGACCTGCTCGACCGCCACAAGTAA
- a CDS encoding PKD domain-containing protein — protein sequence MSKWMLVALVVLLVVTPVTSGTLRPKDSASPNETPLADAGLDQEVKKGATVLFDGTGSRDSDGRIKRYNWSIRTPGNETLGPDCPTCARTRFTPNEIGRYRVTLTVTDDSGTTSSDTLYVDVASGTGPTISLSGPDRPDVGSTVNYTANLDSGAASLGYVVWTADGIVIANHTLSADQQSDTASKHFPTAGERTITATVYDTDNRSSTASISVDVRTDPPDESPGTNPSIANRSSPTVTGDKIVTGGEPLRGEYSVRLDAATDSIDSIRWRNAAGRVGTGRSITRTWEPGDHELYAVVTYTDGSESVATFADGTTTVVADPRPNVSVTSLDGHGSISGSVTGIDEYRNLDALAVQIDGETVATARPTRRGHRRFDFDRRRQVHFSHTDFTPGERHSVTVVATDERGQTTRVSRDLVPVKQPEVVRSEFVNDPVDSYHSRIDPKRYAAHHVLEINLNGVEPSNLSISTDHEDEFIKVLEDGAYTREREYSNGNLLVHTYWAGEKPKEYDLSIHLSALSPSKETNWSSRYSDSFKVTPSKPELRLNIVNDGTKKYITREHGILVDATRSFDPDGTNLKYIWKYGAEPTKPDNTTAKFSAYERAASIVEDQYDLRTKRNFDFLNYFVPDISESTALGDGPHYQNETVRVRVQTEPYHFSKQTYYRDFSLGISVSNPAASVVEWKTVEASNSRHSEPTEDAYRYVGIVEIPAEILSTASGRPTVTIYNEQNTRKRVRTQIPEIGILVEDERYWSNVSVRNLTYLVEKHRVREVKVNDEQRRDELLEDGYRVQEVDNNTKYVLEEWTKVRDAKYEKVTKTFSDRRQRNMFLSSSPSWYRDGTVRKEETRTREYSKWFDSSTTPSPRRWFDSSLENGERTGATRRVQVESAEYRTLRQYRYDYEVQRTGTRTETRCSLRFGCRDVTVRYTYTVTKSSTYWASSSYGAGHTFTGKTKRRKVEDAVYETRFEVRYQTQFTELVTYFNVARDEQVQPAQYEWKAKASTMDYVAARKQARTSDSWRIATETVKRWTLVRNESTSSFWTSVYSNESEVVKTKAVVAGEFSKQYYNSKTGETVEKSGYRSVELVYPTAWRSEAIIEKLTKEQETNEWCEIKPACSEQGS from the coding sequence ATGTCGAAGTGGATGCTGGTCGCCCTCGTCGTGCTACTCGTCGTGACGCCAGTCACTTCCGGAACACTCCGTCCAAAGGACAGTGCGTCTCCCAACGAAACTCCGCTCGCAGATGCTGGACTCGACCAAGAGGTGAAGAAGGGTGCGACGGTGCTGTTCGACGGTACTGGCTCTCGTGATTCGGACGGACGAATTAAACGGTACAACTGGTCGATTCGGACGCCGGGTAACGAGACACTTGGCCCCGACTGTCCGACCTGCGCTCGAACGCGGTTCACGCCGAACGAAATCGGTCGGTACCGCGTCACGCTCACGGTAACCGACGATAGCGGTACCACGAGTTCTGATACGCTCTACGTCGATGTCGCGTCCGGTACAGGTCCGACAATCTCCCTCTCCGGGCCGGACCGCCCGGACGTTGGTTCTACGGTGAACTACACTGCGAACCTCGACTCGGGGGCCGCTTCGCTCGGGTACGTCGTCTGGACCGCCGATGGTATCGTGATTGCCAATCACACCCTCTCGGCGGACCAACAGTCTGACACGGCGAGCAAGCACTTCCCGACCGCGGGCGAACGCACGATTACGGCGACCGTCTACGACACCGATAATCGTTCGAGTACGGCGTCGATATCGGTCGATGTACGGACGGACCCCCCGGATGAATCGCCGGGAACGAACCCTTCCATCGCAAACCGGAGTTCACCGACGGTAACTGGCGATAAAATCGTCACGGGGGGAGAACCGCTCCGAGGTGAGTACTCTGTTCGCCTCGATGCGGCCACTGACTCAATCGATTCCATTCGGTGGCGAAACGCGGCCGGTCGCGTCGGAACTGGGCGGTCGATAACTCGAACGTGGGAACCCGGTGACCACGAACTGTACGCTGTCGTAACGTACACCGACGGGTCGGAGAGCGTCGCGACGTTCGCCGACGGAACGACCACGGTCGTAGCCGACCCCCGACCGAACGTCTCAGTCACGTCGCTCGACGGACACGGTTCCATCTCGGGCAGTGTAACCGGTATCGACGAGTATCGAAATCTCGACGCACTCGCCGTCCAAATCGACGGGGAGACCGTCGCAACTGCGCGCCCGACCCGCCGTGGTCACCGCCGGTTCGATTTCGACCGTCGGCGACAGGTCCACTTCTCACACACTGACTTTACGCCCGGTGAACGTCACTCGGTGACGGTCGTCGCTACCGACGAGCGCGGACAGACGACACGCGTAAGTCGAGACCTCGTTCCCGTCAAGCAACCGGAAGTCGTCCGGTCCGAGTTCGTCAACGACCCCGTTGATTCGTACCACTCACGTATTGACCCGAAACGGTACGCAGCGCATCACGTGTTGGAGATTAATCTAAATGGTGTCGAACCTAGTAATCTGAGTATAAGTACCGACCACGAGGACGAGTTTATAAAGGTTCTCGAAGATGGTGCGTATACGAGAGAAAGAGAGTACAGCAATGGGAATCTTCTCGTACATACGTACTGGGCCGGCGAGAAGCCTAAGGAATACGACCTGAGTATTCATCTATCTGCACTTTCACCAAGTAAAGAAACGAATTGGTCAAGTAGATACTCCGATAGCTTCAAAGTCACACCTAGTAAACCCGAACTGAGACTGAACATCGTCAACGATGGGACGAAGAAATACATCACTAGGGAACACGGTATCCTAGTCGATGCGACCCGGTCGTTCGACCCCGACGGGACGAACCTCAAGTACATCTGGAAGTACGGCGCTGAACCGACGAAACCCGACAACACGACGGCCAAGTTCAGTGCTTACGAGCGAGCAGCGAGTATCGTCGAGGACCAGTACGACCTCAGAACGAAGCGGAACTTCGACTTCCTGAACTACTTCGTACCCGATATATCGGAGAGTACCGCTCTCGGTGACGGGCCGCACTATCAGAACGAGACGGTACGCGTCCGAGTGCAGACGGAACCGTACCACTTCTCCAAACAGACGTACTACCGCGATTTCTCGCTGGGTATCTCCGTGTCGAATCCCGCTGCGAGCGTTGTCGAGTGGAAAACCGTCGAGGCATCGAATAGTCGCCATTCCGAACCGACTGAAGACGCGTATCGATACGTCGGAATCGTCGAGATTCCTGCCGAGATACTCTCGACCGCTTCTGGGAGACCGACAGTAACCATCTACAACGAGCAGAATACGAGAAAGAGAGTCCGTACGCAAATCCCCGAAATCGGTATTCTGGTCGAAGACGAGCGGTACTGGTCCAACGTCTCCGTACGGAATCTCACGTACTTGGTGGAGAAGCATCGCGTGCGCGAAGTCAAGGTCAACGACGAGCAACGACGTGATGAACTCCTCGAAGATGGGTACCGCGTGCAGGAAGTGGATAACAATACGAAATACGTCCTCGAAGAGTGGACCAAGGTTCGAGACGCGAAGTACGAGAAAGTAACAAAGACGTTCTCGGACAGACGTCAGCGGAACATGTTCCTCTCGTCGTCACCATCTTGGTATCGTGACGGGACGGTCCGAAAGGAGGAGACGCGGACGAGGGAGTACTCCAAGTGGTTCGACTCTTCGACGACGCCGTCCCCAAGACGGTGGTTCGATTCGAGTTTAGAGAACGGCGAACGGACTGGAGCGACGCGTCGGGTCCAAGTCGAATCCGCCGAGTACAGAACGTTACGCCAGTACCGATACGATTACGAAGTCCAACGGACGGGAACCAGAACGGAAACCCGCTGTAGCCTCCGATTTGGATGCCGTGATGTAACCGTGAGGTACACGTACACGGTCACGAAGTCATCGACGTACTGGGCTAGTTCTAGTTACGGTGCGGGTCACACCTTTACGGGCAAAACGAAGCGGCGGAAGGTCGAGGACGCAGTGTACGAAACACGGTTCGAGGTGCGGTATCAGACACAGTTTACCGAACTGGTCACGTACTTCAACGTGGCGCGAGACGAACAAGTGCAACCGGCCCAGTACGAGTGGAAAGCGAAAGCATCGACGATGGACTACGTGGCCGCTCGGAAGCAAGCGAGAACCAGCGATAGTTGGCGAATCGCTACGGAGACCGTGAAGAGATGGACTCTCGTTCGTAACGAGAGTACGTCGTCCTTCTGGACCTCTGTCTACTCGAACGAGAGTGAAGTGGTGAAGACGAAGGCGGTAGTCGCCGGTGAGTTCTCGAAGCAGTACTACAACTCGAAGACGGGGGAAACAGTCGAAAAAAGCGGCTATCGTTCGGTGGAACTCGTATATCCGACAGCGTGGCGGAGTGAAGCCATAATAGAAAAACTAACTAAAGAACAAGAAACTAATGAGTGGTGTGAAATAAAGCCTGCTTGCTCAGAGCAGGGGAGCTAG
- a CDS encoding 50S ribosomal protein L1 — protein sequence MADQEIEQAVSRALEDSPKRNFRETVDLAINLRDLDLNEPSNRVDESVVLPAGTGQETKIVVFAEGETALRAEDVADEVFDGDDLEDLGDDDDEAKDLADETDFFIAEASLMQDIGRYLGTILGPRGKMPEPLQPDDDVVETVNRMKNVVQLRSGDRRTFHTRVGAEDMSAEEISDNIDVILRRLEANLEKGPLNIDTIYVKTTMGPSVEVA from the coding sequence ATGGCAGATCAGGAGATAGAGCAAGCAGTCTCTCGCGCACTCGAGGACTCCCCCAAGCGGAACTTCCGCGAAACGGTAGACCTCGCGATTAACTTGCGCGACCTCGATTTGAACGAGCCGTCGAACCGTGTAGACGAAAGTGTCGTCCTTCCTGCCGGAACCGGACAGGAGACGAAAATCGTCGTGTTCGCGGAGGGCGAGACCGCCCTGCGCGCCGAAGACGTCGCCGACGAAGTCTTCGATGGAGACGACCTCGAAGACCTCGGTGACGACGACGACGAAGCGAAGGACCTCGCCGACGAGACCGACTTCTTCATCGCGGAAGCGTCGCTGATGCAAGACATCGGTCGGTACCTCGGTACCATCCTCGGTCCGCGAGGGAAGATGCCCGAACCGCTCCAGCCCGACGACGACGTCGTCGAGACCGTCAATCGGATGAAGAACGTGGTTCAGCTTCGGAGCGGCGACCGGCGAACCTTCCACACTCGCGTCGGCGCGGAGGACATGAGCGCGGAGGAGATTTCCGACAACATCGACGTCATTCTCCGACGCCTCGAAGCGAACTTGGAGAAGGGTCCACTCAACATCGACACGATTTACGTGAAGACGACGATGGGTCCCTCCGTGGAGGTAGCCTAA
- a CDS encoding tripartite tricarboxylate transporter permease — MEALGVRIAFGPVASATALAFVFGGVALGTLSGLTPGLHVNNLALLLASVAPAVPGPPRFVGAAMLAAGVVHSFLDAVPALALGVPDAAMAATALPGHRLVIAGRGREAVRLSALGSGLAVAFAVPLAVPVTHGMTVAYPVVRAHLPVVLGVVVAVLLLTEGSVRAFVGGAAAFLGSATLGHATLDLTPAAPLDAGGMLTPLFAGLFGAPVLLEAASGSGVPEQDDAAVAASRRTVAVTALTGSVAGAVVGYLPGVSAAVAAVLALAVLPGSTEARGFVVATSGVNTANTVFALFALAALGTPRTGVMVALREANAPVNLPLLLATAGIAGVAGFLLVLALGDRYLRTVGALDQLRLSAGVLVLLAALSWSFAGLIGVVVLGVATLVGLVPARYGARRVHLMGVLLGPLIVGT, encoded by the coding sequence ATGGAGGCGCTCGGCGTTCGAATCGCGTTCGGTCCGGTCGCGTCGGCCACGGCGCTGGCGTTCGTGTTCGGCGGGGTCGCGCTCGGGACGCTCAGCGGACTCACGCCCGGCCTGCACGTCAACAACCTCGCGCTGTTGCTTGCGTCCGTCGCACCCGCAGTTCCCGGTCCGCCGAGGTTCGTCGGCGCGGCGATGCTCGCTGCGGGCGTCGTCCACTCGTTCCTCGACGCGGTGCCCGCCCTCGCGCTCGGGGTCCCCGACGCCGCGATGGCCGCGACCGCGTTACCGGGCCACCGCCTCGTGATTGCGGGACGGGGCCGGGAGGCGGTGCGACTCTCGGCGCTCGGGAGCGGGTTGGCCGTCGCGTTCGCGGTCCCGCTCGCGGTTCCCGTCACGCACGGAATGACGGTCGCCTACCCGGTCGTGCGCGCCCACCTCCCGGTCGTTCTCGGCGTCGTCGTCGCCGTCCTCCTGCTTACGGAAGGGTCGGTTCGGGCGTTCGTCGGCGGCGCGGCGGCCTTCCTCGGGAGCGCGACGCTCGGCCACGCGACGCTCGATTTGACCCCCGCCGCGCCGCTCGACGCCGGCGGAATGCTCACGCCGCTGTTCGCGGGTCTGTTCGGCGCACCGGTCCTGCTGGAGGCCGCCTCCGGGTCGGGCGTCCCCGAACAGGACGACGCCGCCGTCGCGGCCTCGCGGCGCACCGTCGCGGTGACCGCGCTGACCGGGAGCGTCGCCGGTGCGGTCGTGGGCTACCTGCCGGGCGTCTCCGCCGCCGTCGCCGCGGTATTGGCGCTCGCGGTCCTCCCCGGTTCCACCGAGGCCCGGGGGTTCGTGGTGGCGACCAGCGGCGTCAACACCGCCAACACCGTCTTCGCGCTCTTCGCCTTGGCGGCGCTCGGCACGCCGAGAACGGGGGTCATGGTCGCGCTCCGAGAAGCGAACGCCCCCGTGAACCTCCCGCTCCTGCTCGCCACCGCCGGAATCGCTGGCGTCGCGGGGTTCCTGCTCGTCCTCGCCCTCGGCGACCGCTACCTCCGGACGGTGGGTGCGCTCGACCAACTCCGACTCTCGGCGGGGGTCCTCGTCCTGCTGGCGGCACTCAGTTGGTCGTTCGCCGGTCTCATCGGCGTCGTCGTCCTCGGAGTGGCGACGCTGGTGGGACTCGTCCCGGCGAGGTACGGCGCGCGCCGGGTCCACCTGATGGGGGTGTTACTCGGTCCGCTGATAGTCGGAACCTGA
- a CDS encoding pyridoxal phosphate-dependent aminotransferase: protein MVSERATRTTPFAAMDVLERANRMDDVVHLEVGEPDFDTPAAVTDAAVAALRAGETSYTSSKGKPELRRAIADYYDRQYGVDVSPERIVVTSGSSPALLLAFSTLVDPGDEVVLTDPYYACYPNFVRQTGGRISTVPLSAEEGFRPRVSEFARVMDSDTEALLLNSPANPTGAVLDGGTLEELVALADEADATVISDEVYHGLTYEGEDHTVLEYTDDAFVLDGFSKRFAMTGWRLGWMVAPPEYVGHVNRIAQNTLICAPNFVQSGGIAALESGADFLDEVRETYRERRDYLVSEVEDWGLSMGYTPGGAYYLLVDVSDLPGDAFDAADFFLEDAGVAMTPGPDFGTNAEECLRVSYANSAERLAEASERIQRALDSVEISVAD, encoded by the coding sequence ATGGTATCGGAGCGCGCGACTCGGACGACCCCGTTCGCCGCGATGGACGTACTCGAACGGGCCAATCGCATGGACGACGTGGTACATCTCGAAGTAGGCGAACCCGACTTCGACACACCCGCAGCAGTCACCGATGCAGCAGTCGCGGCGCTCCGTGCAGGCGAGACGAGTTACACCTCCTCGAAGGGCAAACCGGAACTCCGACGCGCCATCGCGGACTACTACGACCGGCAGTACGGCGTGGACGTCTCGCCCGAGCGAATCGTCGTCACCTCCGGGTCCTCGCCCGCGCTCTTGCTGGCGTTCTCGACGCTGGTGGACCCCGGCGACGAAGTGGTCCTGACCGACCCCTACTACGCCTGCTATCCGAACTTCGTCCGCCAGACCGGCGGCCGCATCTCGACGGTGCCGCTGTCGGCCGAGGAGGGGTTCCGCCCGCGCGTGAGCGAGTTCGCCCGCGTGATGGACTCTGATACGGAAGCGCTGCTGCTCAACTCGCCCGCGAACCCGACCGGCGCGGTCCTCGACGGCGGAACGCTGGAGGAACTGGTGGCGCTGGCAGACGAGGCGGACGCGACCGTCATCTCCGACGAGGTGTACCACGGCCTGACCTACGAGGGCGAGGACCACACCGTGTTGGAGTACACCGACGACGCGTTCGTCCTCGACGGCTTCTCCAAGCGGTTCGCCATGACCGGGTGGCGACTCGGATGGATGGTCGCGCCGCCGGAGTACGTCGGCCACGTCAACCGAATCGCCCAGAACACGCTCATCTGCGCGCCCAACTTCGTCCAGTCGGGCGGCATTGCAGCGCTCGAATCGGGCGCGGACTTCCTCGACGAGGTTCGGGAAACCTACCGCGAGCGCCGAGACTACCTCGTGAGCGAAGTCGAGGACTGGGGCCTGAGCATGGGGTACACGCCGGGCGGCGCGTACTACCTGCTCGTGGACGTGAGCGACCTGCCGGGCGACGCCTTCGACGCCGCGGACTTCTTCCTCGAAGACGCGGGCGTGGCGATGACGCCCGGGCCGGACTTCGGGACGAACGCCGAGGAGTGTCTCCGGGTGTCGTACGCCAACAGCGCCGAACGACTGGCCGAGGCGTCCGAGCGCATCCAGCGCGCACTGGACTCCGTCGAGATTTCGGTCGCGGACTGA